The following proteins come from a genomic window of Deinococcus aerius:
- a CDS encoding PucR family transcriptional regulator: MRVADLLALPVCAQARVVVPGVDLTREVRLAHVVDVPDAQRWVRPDILLLTTGLSWPREPGALTRLGEDLARHRPAAVVLAVPHFFPAFPPEVAGALAARGIPALELPWDVPFAAVVQSAHEFILRAQAGVLERSEAIHRALTRAALSGSLADVAATLSAQLGRPAALLDAGGHALTPGPAPDPTAARQALERPGSGPRPLAGGTLVPVLLRGSREGGVWVEGAGDLEVRSAEHAATVAALLLLAQRDLEVREARLGYAFVDTLLEGRFSADSTAQERARRLGFDPAGSYRVALLVLDAPLPLSPEGFARRERAAGRVREVLTSLGAAPLVSVSLNHVWFLLPERVSPGQVWAWARLGWEAEDGDPSPGGMVYGRARSGADGVAQGRAEVLTLAAYARPGELRSYAEVLVPRALSGDRDAQADLVGSLLSPLRAARGGEALITTVRALCDTGFAQSEAAARLGIHGNTLRYRMDRVETLTGRPLDDPATRSLWWLALQLDALTA, encoded by the coding sequence ATGAGGGTCGCTGATCTGCTGGCGCTGCCGGTGTGTGCCCAGGCGCGGGTGGTGGTGCCGGGGGTGGACCTGACGCGCGAGGTGCGGCTGGCCCACGTGGTGGACGTGCCCGACGCCCAGCGATGGGTGCGCCCCGACATCCTGCTCCTCACGACCGGGCTCTCCTGGCCGCGCGAGCCGGGGGCGCTCACCCGGCTGGGCGAGGACCTCGCGCGGCACCGCCCGGCGGCGGTCGTGCTCGCCGTGCCGCACTTCTTCCCGGCCTTCCCGCCGGAGGTCGCCGGGGCCCTCGCCGCACGCGGCATCCCCGCCCTGGAGCTGCCCTGGGACGTGCCCTTCGCGGCGGTGGTGCAGTCGGCCCACGAGTTCATCCTGCGCGCCCAGGCGGGGGTGCTGGAGCGCAGCGAGGCGATCCACCGGGCGCTCACCCGCGCGGCGCTGAGCGGCAGCCTGGCGGACGTGGCGGCCACCCTCTCGGCGCAGCTCGGGCGGCCTGCCGCGCTCCTCGACGCGGGGGGACACGCCCTGACGCCGGGCCCGGCCCCCGACCCCACCGCCGCGCGGCAGGCCCTCGAACGCCCCGGGAGCGGGCCGCGTCCGCTCGCGGGGGGCACCCTCGTGCCGGTGCTGCTGCGCGGGTCGCGCGAGGGGGGCGTGTGGGTGGAGGGCGCGGGCGACCTGGAGGTGCGCTCGGCGGAACACGCCGCCACCGTCGCCGCCCTGCTGCTCCTCGCCCAGCGGGACCTGGAGGTGCGCGAGGCGCGGCTGGGCTACGCCTTCGTGGACACGCTGCTCGAGGGCCGCTTCAGCGCCGACTCCACCGCCCAGGAGCGGGCGCGGCGCCTGGGCTTCGACCCCGCCGGAAGCTACCGGGTCGCCCTCCTCGTCCTCGACGCGCCCCTGCCCCTCTCCCCGGAGGGCTTCGCCCGGCGCGAGCGGGCCGCCGGACGGGTCCGCGAGGTCCTGACCTCCCTGGGCGCCGCCCCCCTCGTCAGCGTCAGCCTCAACCACGTCTGGTTCCTGCTGCCCGAGCGGGTGAGCCCCGGGCAGGTGTGGGCGTGGGCGCGGCTGGGCTGGGAGGCCGAGGACGGGGACCCGTCCCCCGGCGGCATGGTGTACGGGCGGGCTCGGTCTGGCGCGGACGGGGTGGCGCAGGGCCGCGCGGAGGTGCTGACCCTGGCGGCCTATGCCCGGCCCGGAGAGCTGCGGTCCTACGCGGAGGTGCTGGTCCCAAGGGCCCTCAGCGGCGACCGCGACGCCCAGGCTGACCTCGTGGGGAGCCTCCTTTCCCCCCTGCGTGCGGCGCGCGGCGGGGAGGCTTTGATCACCACCGTGCGGGCCCTGTGCGACACGGGCTTCGCTCAGAGTGAGGCCGCCGCCCGGCTGGGCATCCACGGCAATACCCTGCGCTACCGCATGGACCGGGTGGAGACCCTGACGGGCCGCCCCCTGGACGACCCCGCCACCCGCTCGCTGTGGTGGCTGGCCCTGCAACTCGACGCCCTGACGGCATAG
- the gabT gene encoding 4-aminobutyrate--2-oxoglutarate transaminase — MTISPSRTDELLALRLSEVPRGVSNGHPIIAARAEGVRLWDVEGRVYHDWVGGIGVLNVGHNHPRVVEAVRAQLEQVTHTSFQVAMYEPYLRLAARLNALFPGERPAKTIFFTTGAEATENAIKIARSYTGRPAVLSFTHSFHGRTLLGMTLTGKKGYYAQNFGPFAPDVYHAPFPYEYRGVSVEAALEGLHELFRTTVDSSRVAAIILEPVLGEGGFLPAPPAFLRALRDVCDEHGIVFIADEIQSGMGRTGSLWAIEGSGVKPDLLTFAKSIGGGLPISGVTGRAEIMDAPAPGGLGGTYAGNPLACAAGLAVLDLFEDGSLLAHARHVGERLHAAFRDLQAEVPGIGDVRGLGPMVAMEFVKDGETKTPDPEMATRVVEAARRRGLLLLKAGMYASVIRVLVPLTVTDEELDEGLEMLRGAVWEAAQG, encoded by the coding sequence ATGACCATTTCGCCGTCCAGAACGGACGAGCTTCTGGCCCTGCGTCTGTCCGAGGTCCCGCGCGGGGTGAGTAACGGCCACCCGATCATCGCCGCGCGGGCCGAGGGCGTACGGCTGTGGGACGTGGAAGGCCGCGTCTACCACGACTGGGTGGGCGGCATCGGCGTGCTGAACGTGGGGCACAACCACCCGAGGGTGGTGGAGGCCGTGCGGGCACAACTCGAACAGGTGACCCACACCAGTTTCCAGGTCGCCATGTACGAGCCCTACCTGCGGCTGGCCGCGCGGCTGAACGCGCTCTTCCCGGGCGAGCGCCCCGCCAAGACCATCTTCTTCACGACGGGCGCGGAGGCCACCGAGAACGCCATCAAGATCGCGCGGAGTTACACCGGGCGGCCCGCCGTCCTCTCCTTCACCCACTCCTTCCACGGGCGCACCCTGCTCGGCATGACGCTGACCGGCAAGAAGGGCTACTACGCGCAGAACTTCGGCCCCTTCGCCCCCGACGTGTACCACGCGCCCTTCCCGTACGAGTACCGGGGGGTGAGCGTGGAGGCCGCATTGGAGGGGCTGCACGAGCTGTTCCGCACGACCGTGGACTCCTCGCGCGTCGCCGCGATCATCCTCGAACCCGTGCTGGGGGAGGGCGGCTTCCTGCCCGCGCCGCCCGCCTTCCTGCGCGCCCTGCGGGACGTGTGTGACGAGCACGGCATCGTCTTCATTGCGGACGAGATTCAGAGCGGGATGGGCCGAACGGGGAGCCTCTGGGCCATCGAGGGGAGCGGCGTGAAGCCTGACCTCCTGACCTTCGCCAAGAGCATCGGCGGCGGGCTGCCCATCAGCGGCGTGACGGGCCGGGCGGAGATCATGGACGCGCCCGCGCCCGGCGGCCTGGGCGGCACCTATGCGGGCAATCCCCTCGCCTGCGCGGCGGGCCTCGCGGTCCTCGACCTCTTCGAGGACGGCTCGCTCCTCGCGCACGCCCGGCATGTCGGCGAGCGGCTGCACGCGGCCTTCCGCGACCTCCAGGCCGAAGTGCCCGGCATCGGCGACGTGCGCGGCCTCGGCCCGATGGTGGCGATGGAGTTCGTGAAGGACGGTGAGACGAAGACGCCCGACCCCGAGATGGCAACCCGCGTCGTCGAGGCCGCCCGCCGCCGGGGCCTGCTCCTCCTGAAGGCCGGAATGTACGCCAGCGTCATCCGCGTCCTCGTGCCCCTCACCGTCACCGACGAGGAACTGGACGAGGGGCTGGAGATGCTGCGTGGGGCGGTGTGGGAGGCGGCGCAGGGGTAG
- a CDS encoding NAD-dependent succinate-semialdehyde dehydrogenase: MTTLQNDPVTRSRAYFDGEWRSTPKTFEVIHPGTLEPIGAVADCTPDDARRAIDAAEVALKEWRKVNPYQRGKILRRWHDLMFTHKEELARLMTLEMGKPITETRGEVGYAASFIEWCAEEAGRISGERIAMRFDHKRGFTASEPVGIVYAVTPWNFPAGMITRKAAPALAAGCVMILKPAEQSPMTALYLAELWLEAGGPANTFQVLPTNDAPAFTAPFMEDERVRKLTFTGSTAVGRLLYTQAARTLKRVSLELGGHAPFLIFADADLEKAAREVVGSKFRNAGQTCISTNRVYVQREVAEEFTRILTEKTAALKLGDPLQDDTGVGPVVEQAGLDKVKAHVEDALSRGARATVGGSVQEGLYFQPTVLTNVSPDSLILHEETFGPVAPVVVFDTEEEGLRLANDSEYGLAAYAYTRDLSRAWRVAEALEYGIVGINDGVPSAASPHVPFGGMKNSGVGREGGHWGLEEYLETKFISMGV, from the coding sequence ATGACCACCCTGCAAAACGATCCCGTGACCCGCAGCCGCGCGTACTTCGACGGCGAGTGGCGCTCCACGCCCAAGACCTTCGAGGTCATCCACCCCGGCACCCTGGAACCCATCGGCGCGGTCGCCGACTGCACCCCCGACGACGCCCGCCGCGCCATCGACGCCGCCGAGGTCGCGCTGAAGGAGTGGCGCAAGGTCAACCCCTACCAGCGCGGCAAGATTCTGCGCCGCTGGCACGACCTGATGTTTACGCACAAGGAGGAACTCGCCCGCCTGATGACCCTGGAGATGGGCAAACCCATCACCGAGACGCGCGGCGAGGTCGGTTACGCGGCCAGCTTCATCGAGTGGTGCGCGGAGGAGGCTGGGCGCATCAGCGGCGAACGCATCGCCATGCGCTTCGACCATAAGCGCGGCTTCACGGCCTCCGAGCCGGTGGGCATCGTGTACGCCGTGACCCCCTGGAACTTCCCGGCGGGGATGATCACCCGCAAGGCCGCCCCCGCCCTCGCCGCCGGGTGCGTGATGATCCTCAAGCCCGCCGAGCAGAGCCCGATGACGGCCCTCTACCTCGCCGAGCTGTGGCTGGAGGCGGGCGGCCCCGCCAACACCTTCCAGGTTCTCCCCACGAACGACGCCCCGGCCTTTACCGCCCCCTTCATGGAGGACGAGCGGGTGCGGAAGCTGACCTTCACCGGCTCCACGGCGGTCGGTCGCCTCCTGTACACCCAGGCGGCGCGGACCCTCAAGCGCGTCTCCCTCGAACTCGGCGGCCACGCGCCCTTCCTGATCTTCGCGGACGCGGACCTGGAGAAAGCCGCCCGCGAGGTCGTCGGCTCCAAGTTCCGCAACGCCGGGCAGACCTGCATCAGCACCAACCGGGTGTACGTGCAGCGCGAGGTCGCCGAGGAATTCACCCGCATCCTCACCGAGAAGACGGCGGCCCTCAAGCTCGGCGACCCCTTGCAGGACGACACGGGCGTGGGTCCGGTCGTCGAGCAGGCGGGGCTGGACAAGGTGAAGGCCCACGTCGAGGACGCCCTCAGCCGGGGCGCGCGGGCGACGGTCGGCGGCAGCGTTCAGGAAGGCCTCTACTTCCAGCCCACGGTGCTCACGAACGTCTCGCCCGACAGCCTGATCCTGCACGAGGAGACCTTCGGCCCGGTCGCCCCCGTCGTGGTCTTCGACACGGAAGAAGAGGGCCTGCGCCTGGCGAACGATTCCGAGTACGGCCTGGCCGCCTACGCCTACACCCGCGACCTCTCCCGCGCCTGGCGGGTGGCCGAGGCGCTGGAATACGGCATCGTCGGCATCAACGACGGGGTGCCGAGCGCGGCGAGCCCCCACGTCCCCTTCGGCGGCATGAAGAACAGCGGCGTGGGCCGCGAGGGCGGGCACTGGGGGCTGGAGGAGTACCTGGAGACGAAGTTCATCTCCATGGGCGTCTGA
- a CDS encoding aspartate aminotransferase family protein, producing MPHIHLQTEIPGPQSVVLQKRRAAAVSSALAQANPVAVRTARGSLVTDVDGNTFIDLAGGIGMMAVGHNHPKVVEAVQAQAAELIHPCALVTNFGAYPALAERLNTLTPGDFPKKTLLANGGAEAVENAVKLARAYTGRAGVIVFEGAYHGRTNLTMSMTSKYGLFKKGFGPFAGEVYRLPFPNPYRAPEGMTPEAWVDWCCWNLDNALTAHIDASALACIVVEPVQGEGGFIPTPAKFLQKIREVCDRTGAVMVADEIQSGSGRTGRLYAIEHAAVVPDLLVSAKSLGAGMPISAVTGRAEIMDAPHLGGVGSTYGGSPVACAAALAVLDVLTEPGFLEQGQTVERVVREVWEPLRGELPIGDVRGIGAMMAVEFVRDPGTREPWPELVAASVPLAVKRGVLLIRAGLYSNCIRFLPALDIPEDMLREGLQAVVEGVREAYRTMREPVPA from the coding sequence ATGCCCCATATCCACCTCCAGACCGAGATTCCCGGGCCACAGAGCGTGGTCCTCCAGAAACGCCGGGCGGCAGCAGTGTCTTCCGCGCTCGCGCAGGCCAACCCGGTCGCCGTCCGAACGGCGCGCGGGTCGCTCGTGACCGACGTGGACGGTAACACCTTCATCGACCTCGCGGGCGGCATCGGCATGATGGCGGTCGGGCACAACCACCCGAAGGTGGTGGAGGCGGTGCAGGCCCAGGCCGCCGAACTCATCCATCCCTGCGCGCTCGTGACCAACTTCGGGGCGTACCCGGCCCTCGCCGAGCGGCTGAATACGCTCACGCCGGGCGACTTCCCCAAGAAGACGCTGCTCGCCAACGGGGGCGCGGAGGCCGTCGAGAACGCCGTCAAGCTCGCGCGGGCGTACACCGGGCGGGCGGGCGTGATCGTGTTCGAGGGGGCGTATCACGGGCGCACCAACCTCACCATGAGCATGACGAGCAAGTACGGCCTGTTTAAAAAGGGCTTCGGCCCCTTCGCGGGCGAGGTCTACCGCCTGCCCTTCCCCAACCCCTACCGCGCGCCGGAGGGGATGACCCCCGAAGCCTGGGTGGACTGGTGCTGCTGGAACCTCGACAACGCCCTCACCGCGCACATCGACGCCTCGGCCCTCGCGTGCATCGTGGTCGAGCCGGTGCAGGGGGAGGGGGGCTTTATCCCCACCCCGGCGAAGTTCCTCCAGAAGATCAGGGAAGTCTGTGACCGCACGGGCGCCGTCATGGTCGCCGACGAGATTCAGAGCGGCAGCGGGCGCACCGGGCGGCTGTACGCCATCGAACACGCGGCGGTGGTGCCCGACCTCCTCGTGAGCGCCAAGAGCCTCGGGGCCGGAATGCCCATCAGCGCCGTCACGGGCCGCGCCGAGATCATGGACGCCCCGCACCTCGGCGGGGTGGGAAGCACCTACGGGGGCAGCCCCGTTGCGTGCGCCGCCGCCCTCGCCGTGCTGGACGTGCTGACCGAGCCCGGCTTCCTGGAACAGGGGCAGACGGTCGAGCGGGTCGTCCGCGAGGTCTGGGAACCCCTGCGCGGCGAGCTGCCCATCGGCGACGTGCGCGGGATCGGCGCGATGATGGCGGTCGAGTTCGTGAGGGACCCGGGGACGAGGGAGCCCTGGCCCGAACTCGTGGCCGCCTCCGTCCCCCTGGCGGTGAAGCGCGGCGTGCTGCTGATCCGCGCGGGGCTGTACTCCAACTGCATCCGCTTCCTGCCCGCCCTCGACATCCCCGAGGACATGCTGCGCGAGGGCCTGCAAGCCGTCGTGGAGGGGGTGCGCGAGGCGTACCGGACGATGCGGGAGCCGGTGCCCGCATGA
- a CDS encoding nitrilase, giving the protein MTATFADRPVLAAREDGRYVVVQARAEDAPALEAVQRACFPDLSEEEIATARHFLSHQAHFPEGQLAVLDTQTGRLVASSSDFRMRVDFAHYAHSYLEETGDNLFTTHDPGGDWLYGADIGVHPDVRGQSIATLLYGARHSLIRRLNLKGHVAGAMPKGYCQVADQMPIEQYVLSVIRGERRDPVLSVQLGRGYGVWGIIPDYLEDESCGNYGVFIVWRNADYREEG; this is encoded by the coding sequence ATGACCGCCACCTTCGCCGACCGCCCGGTGCTGGCTGCCCGCGAGGATGGCCGCTACGTGGTCGTGCAGGCGAGGGCCGAGGACGCACCTGCCCTGGAAGCCGTCCAGCGTGCCTGCTTCCCCGACCTCAGCGAGGAGGAGATCGCCACCGCCCGGCACTTCCTCTCACACCAGGCGCACTTCCCGGAAGGGCAACTCGCGGTGTTGGACACGCAGACGGGGCGGCTCGTCGCATCCAGCAGCGACTTTCGGATGCGGGTGGACTTCGCCCACTACGCGCATTCCTACCTGGAGGAGACAGGCGACAACCTCTTCACCACCCACGACCCGGGGGGCGACTGGCTGTACGGCGCGGACATCGGCGTCCACCCGGATGTGCGCGGCCAGAGCATCGCCACCCTGCTTTACGGGGCGCGGCACAGCCTGATCCGCCGCCTGAACCTGAAAGGGCATGTGGCCGGGGCGATGCCGAAGGGCTACTGCCAGGTTGCCGACCAGATGCCCATCGAGCAATACGTCCTGTCGGTGATCCGGGGCGAGCGCCGCGACCCGGTTCTCAGCGTCCAGCTCGGACGCGGGTACGGGGTATGGGGCATCATTCCCGACTATTTAGAGGACGAGTCCTGCGGGAATTACGGCGTCTTCATCGTGTGGCGCAACGCCGATTATCGGGAGGAAGGGTGA
- a CDS encoding glycoside hydrolase family 43 protein, with product MNTSWPVPAAPRPLVPHAEDLPDPTVLPVPGGYFIYATNNPAAHVPVVFSPDLENFALLGDALPHLPGWARPGFTWAPEVIAVEGGYRLYFTARLRGTRRQVIGVATSASPVGPFVAAPRPLITMLDLGGAIDPDVLIAPDGKRYLYWKNDGNAAHQATHLWGAPLSEDGLSLAAGPVWLLTASEPWERELVEAPQVIEEGGTFHLLYSCADFGDESYAIGHACGESPLGPFWKTSAAPLLASHGTLAGPGHSHAFRDERGQWRLAYHAWQAGAVGYPHGRRSLQLSALHLEGRLARVG from the coding sequence ATGAATACGTCCTGGCCTGTCCCGGCAGCTCCCCGTCCCCTCGTCCCGCACGCCGAAGACCTGCCCGACCCCACCGTGCTGCCCGTGCCCGGCGGCTATTTCATCTACGCCACCAACAACCCCGCCGCGCACGTGCCCGTGGTGTTCAGCCCGGACCTGGAGAATTTTGCCCTGCTGGGCGACGCTCTGCCCCACCTTCCCGGCTGGGCGCGGCCCGGCTTCACCTGGGCGCCTGAGGTGATCGCCGTGGAAGGCGGCTACCGGCTCTACTTCACCGCCCGGCTGCGGGGCACGCGCCGCCAGGTCATCGGCGTCGCCACGTCCGCGAGCCCGGTCGGCCCGTTCGTCGCCGCCCCCCGGCCCCTGATCACGATGCTGGACCTCGGCGGGGCCATCGACCCGGACGTGCTGATCGCGCCAGACGGCAAACGTTACCTGTACTGGAAGAACGACGGCAACGCCGCACACCAGGCCACCCACCTGTGGGGCGCCCCGCTGAGCGAGGACGGGCTCTCGCTCGCCGCCGGGCCCGTGTGGCTGCTCACGGCCAGCGAGCCCTGGGAGCGCGAGCTGGTGGAGGCGCCCCAGGTCATCGAGGAGGGCGGCACCTTCCACCTGCTGTACTCGTGCGCGGACTTCGGCGACGAGAGCTACGCCATCGGCCACGCCTGCGGGGAGAGCCCACTGGGTCCCTTCTGGAAGACCAGCGCCGCGCCGCTGCTGGCCTCGCACGGGACGCTGGCAGGCCCGGGCCACAGCCACGCCTTCCGGGACGAGCGCGGGCAGTGGCGCCTGGCCTACCACGCCTGGCAGGCCGGGGCGGTGGGTTACCCACACGGTCGCCGCAGCCTGCAACTCTCCGCGCTGCACCTTGAAGGCCGTCTCGCCCGGGTGGGGTAA
- a CDS encoding APC family permease → MTNSPGSPPSAPARPKLGLWGVVMVIYFTVAGGAFGIEGLISGSAPGMALALILITPFIWSIPTVLMVTELSTAMPVEGGYYVWVKRALGRFWGFVQGWTSWLYGLVIAASFSALFTDYTSSFLRLAFGVTVLDDYPLVRWAVAVLLIVGFARLNIRGAKAVGDSSKVFAAMVFAPFITMFVLAAVRWAAHPTPFWQPLTPPDTGVFGAFGLGLFIVMYNFLGWDGISTVLGEIERPLKVIPRAMLIAVPLVIFAYLLPVLAGLTAGVDYTKWGDTVFFPELATAIGGRWLGIWVAVGGMFCAAGLFGAMVLSNSRLPFVLAADRYLPAAVVARHPRFGTPAVSIMVCSAIYAVLALGPFQTLAVTTVLLYGVSLLLQFAALIALRVREPGLSRPFRIPGGLPGVVGVALLPALIIVLAVVTTIRDEGAGFLRLAVPLLLSAPAAFLVTTALFKRGAPDAPPEGAAGLSLGD, encoded by the coding sequence ATGACGAATTCTCCCGGCTCCCCCCCTTCCGCCCCGGCACGCCCCAAACTCGGCCTCTGGGGCGTTGTCATGGTCATCTATTTCACCGTGGCGGGGGGTGCGTTCGGCATCGAGGGGCTGATCAGCGGCAGCGCACCCGGCATGGCGCTTGCGCTGATCCTCATCACGCCCTTCATCTGGAGCATCCCGACCGTCCTCATGGTCACCGAACTCTCCACCGCCATGCCCGTCGAGGGCGGGTACTACGTGTGGGTCAAGCGGGCCCTGGGCCGGTTCTGGGGCTTCGTGCAGGGGTGGACGAGCTGGCTGTACGGCCTGGTGATCGCGGCGAGCTTCAGCGCCCTGTTCACCGACTACACGAGCAGCTTCCTGCGGCTGGCCTTCGGGGTGACGGTGCTCGACGACTACCCGCTCGTGCGCTGGGCGGTCGCCGTCCTCCTGATCGTGGGCTTCGCGCGGCTGAACATCCGGGGCGCCAAGGCGGTGGGCGACAGCAGCAAGGTCTTCGCGGCCATGGTCTTCGCCCCCTTCATCACGATGTTCGTGCTCGCCGCGGTGCGCTGGGCGGCGCACCCCACCCCCTTCTGGCAACCGCTGACGCCGCCCGACACGGGAGTCTTCGGGGCCTTCGGGCTGGGCCTCTTTATCGTGATGTACAACTTCCTGGGCTGGGACGGCATCAGCACCGTGCTGGGCGAGATCGAGCGGCCGCTGAAGGTCATCCCGCGCGCCATGCTGATCGCGGTGCCGCTGGTGATCTTCGCGTACCTGCTGCCGGTCCTCGCGGGCCTGACGGCGGGCGTGGACTACACGAAGTGGGGCGACACGGTGTTCTTCCCCGAACTCGCCACGGCCATCGGTGGGCGGTGGCTGGGCATCTGGGTCGCGGTGGGCGGCATGTTCTGCGCGGCGGGGCTGTTTGGCGCGATGGTGCTCTCCAACAGCCGCCTGCCCTTCGTCCTCGCCGCCGACCGCTACCTGCCCGCCGCCGTCGTGGCGCGGCATCCCCGCTTCGGCACCCCAGCGGTGTCCATCATGGTCTGCTCGGCCATCTACGCGGTGCTCGCGCTGGGGCCGTTCCAGACGCTCGCGGTGACGACCGTGCTGCTGTACGGGGTGAGCCTGCTCCTGCAATTCGCGGCCCTGATCGCCCTGCGGGTGCGGGAGCCGGGGCTGAGCCGTCCCTTCCGCATCCCGGGAGGCCTGCCGGGGGTGGTGGGGGTCGCGCTCCTCCCTGCCCTCATCATCGTGCTGGCCGTAGTCACAACCATCCGGGACGAGGGTGCGGGCTTCCTGCGGCTCGCCGTGCCGCTGCTCCTGTCCGCGCCCGCCGCGTTCCTCGTCACCACGGCGCTGTTCAAGCGGGGGGCACCGGACGCCCCGCCGGAGGGGGCCGCCGGGCTGTCCCTGGGGGACTGA
- a CDS encoding amidohydrolase — protein sequence MTTIYTGGPIYPHADGRAVEALAVRSGRVLHIGTLEDARTVAGPGARLHDLGGDTLLPGLTDAHVHVWKVGQLRTTLLDLREAGSPDELARMVRERHAQLPPGVWLWGRGWNETRQGASPDRALLDALAPGRPVLLTRTCAHIHAVSTAALERAGIGPDTPAPPGGEIDYEGGRLTETAYGLVFDAMPAPTQAQYEAWILAGLEYLHSLGFTAATDPAVDAPLYAAYRALDAAGRLPIRVNLLYIRRPDGGSQTLPLPEKHLSPFLRCNSVKFFGDGGLSGATAAVSVPYRNTEGPSQGVLRFKTEELYELAREAHVAGFRIGAHAIGDVALDQLLSVYARLAEEHPSGPRHRIEHFGLPSAAHLRLARELRVIAVPQPVFLHELRANYDRFVPHELAGQVFPLRAYFDAGLDVAFSSDGPVVRELRPLAGVRAAVAEPYVPGMEVTVAQALGAYTRGGAVAHGDEHERGTLAPGSLADLTILGGDPFQTEPQDLPGIPVRGAVLASQAPVESERV from the coding sequence GTGACGACGATTTACACCGGCGGTCCCATTTACCCCCACGCGGACGGGCGGGCGGTGGAGGCGCTGGCGGTGCGGAGTGGGCGCGTGCTGCACATCGGAACGCTGGAGGACGCGCGGACGGTGGCCGGACCCGGGGCAAGGCTGCACGACCTCGGCGGCGATACCCTCCTCCCCGGCCTGACGGACGCGCACGTCCACGTCTGGAAGGTGGGCCAACTCCGCACGACGCTGCTCGACCTGCGGGAGGCCGGGTCTCCCGACGAACTGGCCCGGATGGTGCGGGAACGCCACGCCCAACTGCCCCCCGGCGTCTGGCTCTGGGGACGCGGCTGGAACGAGACGCGGCAGGGGGCCTCACCCGACCGTGCCCTCCTCGACGCCCTCGCCCCTGGCCGCCCCGTCCTCCTCACCCGAACCTGCGCCCACATCCACGCGGTCAGCACGGCGGCCCTGGAGCGCGCGGGCATCGGGCCGGACACCCCCGCCCCCCCCGGCGGCGAGATCGACTATGAAGGGGGGCGGTTGACCGAGACGGCCTACGGGCTGGTCTTCGACGCCATGCCCGCCCCGACCCAGGCGCAGTACGAGGCGTGGATTCTGGCGGGGCTGGAGTACCTCCACTCCCTCGGCTTCACGGCGGCGACCGATCCAGCGGTGGATGCGCCGCTCTACGCCGCCTATCGTGCGCTGGACGCGGCGGGACGGCTCCCCATCCGCGTCAATCTCCTCTACATCCGCAGGCCGGACGGCGGCTCGCAAACGCTGCCCCTGCCCGAGAAACACCTCTCGCCCTTCCTGCGCTGCAACAGCGTGAAGTTCTTCGGCGACGGCGGCCTCAGCGGGGCGACGGCGGCGGTGAGCGTGCCCTACCGCAACACGGAGGGGCCGAGCCAGGGGGTGCTGCGTTTCAAGACGGAGGAGTTGTACGAACTCGCGCGGGAAGCACATGTGGCGGGCTTCCGCATCGGCGCGCACGCGATTGGGGACGTGGCCCTCGACCAACTCCTCAGCGTGTACGCGAGGCTAGCTGAAGAACATCCCAGTGGCCCCCGCCACCGCATCGAACACTTCGGTCTGCCCTCCGCCGCCCACCTCCGTCTCGCCCGGGAGCTGCGGGTGATCGCCGTGCCCCAGCCCGTCTTCCTCCACGAACTGCGGGCCAACTACGACCGCTTCGTGCCCCACGAACTCGCCGGGCAGGTGTTTCCCCTGCGGGCCTACTTCGACGCGGGGCTCGACGTGGCTTTCTCTAGTGACGGCCCGGTCGTGCGCGAGTTGCGGCCCTTAGCGGGCGTCCGCGCGGCGGTGGCCGAGCCCTACGTCCCGGGCATGGAGGTCACGGTCGCCCAGGCCCTCGGCGCCTACACCCGCGGCGGGGCGGTCGCGCACGGCGACGAGCACGAGCGGGGCACCCTCGCCCCCGGCTCCCTCGCCGACCTCACCATTCTGGGGGGCGACCCGTTCCAAACTGAGCCTCAAGACCTGCCGGGAATCCCGGTGCGCGGCGCCGTGCTGGCCTCTCAGGCGCCCGTAGAAAGCGAGCGAGTATGA